From Streptomyces sp. NBC_01754, a single genomic window includes:
- a CDS encoding VCBS repeat-containing protein, with product MTSSGGLVADLDADGIADRVSPPSLTGADLTLAFGAEDGRRTAVGTRDLAGERGEDLQDVLAVVADFDQDGWNDLFIAATDAFGGDDPLKPGVSELRLGPFSARGRGQSVHPVDLTEPRAVTVADFNHDRYPDLASYGHEGDGVYSTVARLGGQKGLARELDEENRRHTRTADQTGRKVPGSMPEADLTAFHPACGDDDTG from the coding sequence GTGACCTCCTCCGGAGGCCTCGTGGCCGACCTGGACGCCGACGGCATCGCCGACCGTGTCTCCCCTCCCTCCCTTACCGGCGCTGATCTGACCCTCGCCTTCGGAGCCGAGGACGGGCGGAGGACGGCGGTCGGTACCCGGGACCTCGCCGGGGAACGTGGTGAGGACCTACAGGATGTGCTGGCCGTCGTGGCCGACTTCGACCAGGACGGCTGGAACGACCTCTTCATCGCCGCCACCGACGCGTTCGGCGGCGACGACCCGTTGAAACCGGGCGTCTCCGAGCTGCGGCTCGGACCGTTCTCGGCGCGCGGACGCGGCCAGAGCGTTCACCCGGTGGACCTGACCGAACCGCGTGCCGTCACCGTCGCCGACTTCAACCACGACCGCTACCCGGATCTCGCGTCCTACGGCCACGAGGGCGACGGTGTCTACTCGACCGTGGCCCGCCTCGGCGGCCAGAAGGGCCTCGCGCGAGAACTCGACGAGGAGAACAGGCGGCACACGAGGACAGCTGATCAGACCGGCCGGAAGGTCCCCGGCTCCATGCCCGAGGCCGACCTGACGGCGTTCCATCCGGCCTGCGGTGATGACGACACCGGGTGA
- the casB gene encoding type I-E CRISPR-associated protein Cse2/CasB, which yields MTTPATTPSSSGGEQDQPWYWAQFEPGRRKDVRMPPGGDLAALRLGLTVAAGQAPQMWPFYRTRVDDALASRGQVPDRLVAEHMSLALFASHQQGQSRLMHRRGVRLGTATRALHDRFSQEGVNSRMAAAAQARSMNAVFYHLRGLVSQLAVAGQPLDYTRLLADLRSWPFPESRARAVRTWGSDYHVWTAAPAN from the coding sequence ATGACCACCCCCGCGACCACTCCCAGCTCCTCCGGCGGGGAGCAGGACCAGCCCTGGTACTGGGCGCAGTTCGAACCCGGACGACGGAAGGACGTCAGGATGCCTCCGGGAGGCGATCTGGCCGCCCTGCGCCTGGGCCTGACCGTCGCAGCCGGGCAGGCGCCACAGATGTGGCCCTTCTACCGCACCCGGGTCGATGACGCCCTGGCCTCGCGGGGGCAGGTACCCGACCGCCTGGTGGCCGAGCACATGTCCCTCGCCCTGTTCGCCTCCCACCAACAAGGCCAGTCCCGTCTGATGCACAGGCGCGGTGTGCGTCTGGGCACCGCCACACGCGCCCTGCACGACCGGTTCAGCCAGGAGGGCGTCAACAGCCGCATGGCCGCGGCAGCACAGGCCCGCAGCATGAACGCGGTCTTCTACCACCTGCGTGGACTGGTCTCCCAGCTCGCGGTAGCCGGGCAGCCCCTCGACTACACACGGCTCCTGGCCGACCTGCGGTCATGGCCCTTCCCGGAATCCCGGGCACGCGCCGTCAGGACGTGGGGCTCGGACTACCACGTCTGGACCGCCGCCCCAGCGAACTGA
- the cas6e gene encoding type I-E CRISPR-associated protein Cas6/Cse3/CasE produces the protein MTYLSRIPLAPLRTGARKLLRSPQAMHAAVLGGVAYHPDPGRTLWRLDADNAHRPYLYVLTQPQPDWTALTEQAGWAVDHAHAKPAIAEYKPLLARLKAGQEYSFRLTASPVMSTARTELLNPTQTARQKANRRNNDPSLRRSFRVAHRTADAQLAWLISRAHKHGFEPLPVPGTAEPVPGIFPFTDTEPSTEPIPDVHIARQDKRVFTKDLTGQAEAKTGTTKVSIQTATFEGNLRVTDPVALARSLITGIGPSKAYGCGLLTLAPPATPARPQGEVGPSGW, from the coding sequence ATGACCTACCTGTCCCGTATCCCGCTCGCGCCGCTGCGCACCGGCGCCCGCAAACTCCTCAGGTCACCCCAGGCCATGCATGCCGCCGTCCTCGGTGGCGTCGCCTACCACCCCGACCCCGGCCGTACCCTCTGGCGCCTCGACGCCGACAACGCCCACCGCCCCTACCTCTACGTGCTGACCCAGCCCCAGCCCGACTGGACAGCTCTCACGGAACAGGCCGGCTGGGCCGTCGACCATGCCCACGCCAAGCCCGCCATCGCCGAATACAAACCGCTCCTCGCCCGTCTCAAGGCCGGGCAGGAGTACTCCTTCCGGCTCACCGCCTCCCCGGTGATGAGCACCGCACGCACGGAACTCCTCAACCCGACCCAGACGGCCCGGCAGAAGGCCAACCGCCGGAACAACGATCCATCACTGCGCAGGTCGTTCCGCGTCGCTCACCGCACGGCCGACGCACAACTCGCCTGGCTCATCAGCCGGGCCCACAAACACGGCTTCGAACCACTGCCCGTCCCCGGCACCGCCGAGCCCGTCCCCGGGATCTTTCCCTTCACCGACACCGAACCGAGCACCGAGCCCATCCCCGACGTCCACATCGCGCGTCAGGACAAGCGGGTCTTCACCAAAGACCTCACCGGCCAGGCCGAAGCGAAGACCGGCACAACAAAGGTCAGCATCCAGACCGCCACCTTCGAGGGCAACCTCCGCGTCACCGACCCCGTAGCGCTGGCCCGCTCCCTCATCACCGGCATCGGCCCGTCCAAGGCATATGGCTGCGGACTGCTCACTCTCGCGCCGCCGGCCACGCCGGCCCGGCCTCAAGGAGAGGTCGGACCATCGGGTTGGTGA
- the casA gene encoding type I-E CRISPR-associated protein Cse1/CasA — protein sequence MSDPSGCLVDHLDWLPVAGPDGPREVPLRETLLEAHTFTGLVPDMPTMLPVLLRQILVPVVLDALGGVDAEAWARLMDTGAFTTEQRETINRYLDERVDRFNVLDATAPFGQAPGLAHPGGKVHPVTVLMPHVATGNNTPLWDARLVSDPVPLSVGAATRWMLHAQCWDTAAIKTAAVGDPQVKAGKTTGNRTGPLGRLGVVTLLGRTLFDTIVLNLPQGGRTAGDRPQWDRPPVDQTWSTRTPTGPLDLFTWQGRRIRLVPEPSSTVGPTQVRWVVLSAGDRIDGPQPEDPHTCWTIKKDKTKGSVRYPRRHLPGLTGWQGLDSLLTIDRDTAGYETSGLLMQAASATLADDLASDYPLRAATCGMVYGTQDAIVSDVLSDEVPLPVGALRSDLAVRGSVILVCEQAQALARAVDHLAANLLRAVGGEPPARGKGQQPGTKLLHTLDALVRRFLTGCQGNPSDDRLDQAHTAFETLAERAARSAADELLHRLPGTAFTGRTVTKKDRGKPITTTYRQASAERFFNAAVRKTLTHLYPQTPPPEENAA from the coding sequence TTGTCCGATCCAAGTGGGTGCCTGGTCGACCACCTCGACTGGCTGCCCGTGGCGGGGCCCGACGGCCCGAGAGAGGTCCCGCTGCGCGAGACCCTCCTCGAGGCGCACACATTCACCGGGCTGGTGCCGGACATGCCGACCATGCTGCCGGTGCTGCTCCGCCAGATCCTGGTGCCCGTCGTGCTGGATGCGCTGGGTGGCGTCGACGCGGAGGCGTGGGCGCGGCTGATGGACACGGGAGCGTTCACCACCGAGCAGCGCGAGACGATCAACCGGTACCTGGACGAGCGCGTGGACCGGTTCAACGTCCTTGACGCCACGGCGCCCTTCGGCCAGGCACCCGGGCTGGCACACCCGGGCGGCAAGGTCCACCCGGTAACGGTGCTGATGCCTCATGTGGCCACCGGTAACAACACTCCCCTGTGGGATGCCCGGCTGGTCTCCGATCCGGTACCGCTGTCCGTAGGAGCCGCCACGCGGTGGATGCTGCACGCGCAGTGCTGGGACACGGCCGCCATCAAGACGGCCGCGGTCGGCGACCCGCAGGTCAAGGCAGGCAAGACCACGGGAAACCGTACGGGCCCCCTCGGGAGGCTCGGTGTGGTGACCCTGCTGGGACGCACCCTGTTCGACACGATCGTGCTGAACCTCCCGCAGGGCGGGCGGACAGCCGGCGACAGACCGCAGTGGGACCGGCCGCCGGTGGACCAGACCTGGAGCACGCGGACTCCTACGGGACCACTGGACCTGTTCACCTGGCAGGGGCGCCGGATCCGGTTGGTCCCCGAGCCGTCGTCCACCGTCGGCCCCACGCAGGTGCGGTGGGTCGTGCTGTCCGCCGGGGACCGGATCGACGGACCGCAGCCGGAGGACCCCCACACCTGCTGGACCATCAAGAAGGACAAGACCAAGGGCAGCGTCCGCTACCCGCGCCGGCACCTGCCCGGCCTGACGGGGTGGCAGGGCCTCGACTCGCTCTTGACCATCGACCGGGACACGGCCGGGTACGAGACGTCCGGACTGCTGATGCAGGCGGCCTCCGCGACCCTGGCGGATGACCTTGCGTCGGACTACCCGCTACGGGCCGCCACCTGCGGCATGGTCTACGGCACCCAGGACGCCATCGTCTCCGATGTCCTGAGTGACGAGGTGCCCCTTCCCGTAGGCGCACTGCGCTCCGATCTCGCCGTACGGGGCTCGGTGATCCTGGTGTGCGAACAGGCTCAGGCGCTGGCGCGCGCCGTCGACCACCTGGCCGCTAACCTGCTGCGCGCGGTGGGAGGAGAACCGCCCGCACGCGGCAAGGGACAGCAGCCCGGCACCAAGCTCCTGCACACACTGGACGCCCTGGTGCGCCGCTTCCTCACCGGTTGCCAGGGCAACCCCTCGGACGACCGGCTCGACCAGGCACACACGGCATTCGAGACGCTCGCCGAGCGTGCGGCCCGGAGCGCGGCCGACGAACTCCTGCACCGGCTGCCCGGCACGGCGTTCACCGGGCGGACCGTCACGAAGAAGGACCGCGGCAAGCCGATCACCACGACCTACCGGCAGGCGAGCGCCGAACGGTTCTTCAACGCCGCCGTGCGCAAGACCCTGACCCACCTGTACCCGCAGACGCCCCCGCCCGAGGAGAACGCAGCATGA
- the cas5e gene encoding type I-E CRISPR-associated protein Cas5/CasD: MTPTATLLLRLAAPLQSWGDHRAVLDTRHTAAQPSKSGVIGLLAASLGRDLDEPLGPLADLTMGVRADVPGTLLRDYHTVSDYRGAPLLSANLNAKGRQKPTSKARYVQPTERFYLQDAAFLVGVNGPADFMEELTAAAKAPACLLGLGRRSCPPTFPFVLGLTDTPLTDALSERDWLASPHARTVWQNRNRGAAPAGIDVPATIEDPDGDTVLNDQPTGFALGQRRHTTRRVSHRLITLATGFAPGPDTPAGGEHDPLALLGW; this comes from the coding sequence ATGACCCCCACCGCCACCCTGCTGCTGCGCCTGGCCGCCCCGCTGCAGTCCTGGGGCGACCACCGCGCGGTCCTCGACACCCGGCACACCGCCGCCCAGCCCAGCAAATCGGGCGTCATCGGCCTCCTCGCGGCCTCACTCGGCCGCGACCTCGACGAACCCCTCGGCCCGCTCGCCGACCTGACGATGGGCGTCCGCGCCGACGTACCCGGAACCCTCCTACGCGACTACCACACCGTCAGCGACTACCGCGGCGCCCCACTGCTCTCGGCGAACCTCAACGCCAAAGGCCGGCAGAAACCCACCAGCAAAGCCCGCTACGTCCAGCCCACCGAACGCTTCTACCTCCAAGACGCCGCGTTCCTCGTCGGCGTCAACGGACCGGCCGACTTCATGGAGGAACTCACCGCGGCGGCAAAAGCCCCAGCCTGCCTCCTCGGCCTCGGCCGCCGCTCCTGCCCACCCACCTTCCCCTTCGTCCTCGGACTCACCGACACACCCCTCACCGACGCCCTGAGCGAGCGGGACTGGCTGGCTTCCCCACACGCACGAACGGTCTGGCAGAACCGCAACCGCGGCGCCGCCCCCGCCGGTATCGACGTCCCCGCCACCATCGAAGACCCCGACGGCGACACCGTCCTGAACGACCAGCCCACCGGCTTCGCCCTCGGTCAGCGCCGGCACACCACCCGCCGCGTCTCCCACCGGCTGATCACCCTCGCCACCGGCTTCGCTCCCGGCCCCGACACACCCGCCGGCGGGGAACACGACCCCCTCGCACTCCTCGGATGGTGA
- the cas7e gene encoding type I-E CRISPR-associated protein Cas7/Cse4/CasC, whose amino-acid sequence MSASLTRRRFVDVHVLQTVPPSNLNRDDAGAPKEATYGGVRRPRASSQAWKRATRMAFSALGVSEDQLGTRTKQIADHLAGRIAARTGLDETSAARLAAAVIAPLGITASKNKEEESAYLLFYGNKQIEQLVDLVADRAAELIDMDDKRLAAEFTAAQARTALMTGHPVDVALFGRMVANVPDINVDAACQVAHAIATHGAELEFDFYTAVDDRPTAHSKGAGMMGRIGFNSATFYRYGAVSLHQLEANLSDTDSAVKAATAFVSAFVRSMPTGYGNSFAHRTMPQLVAVTIRDDQPVNLVTAFEKPVTAYGSTGYAAPSATALAAEQNAIATTWGAPALWTGVTHSFTDTTGKALDEAFGRSLTFPAMVDALTAELTR is encoded by the coding sequence ATGTCCGCCAGCCTTACCCGCCGCCGCTTCGTCGACGTCCACGTGCTGCAGACCGTGCCGCCGTCCAACTTGAACCGTGACGACGCCGGAGCCCCGAAGGAAGCCACCTACGGCGGGGTGCGCCGCCCGCGGGCCTCCTCCCAGGCGTGGAAGCGCGCTACCCGCATGGCCTTCTCGGCCCTCGGTGTCAGCGAGGACCAGCTCGGCACGCGTACCAAGCAGATCGCCGACCACCTCGCGGGCCGCATCGCCGCCCGCACCGGCCTCGACGAGACATCAGCCGCCCGACTCGCGGCCGCCGTGATCGCACCCCTCGGTATCACCGCCAGCAAGAACAAGGAGGAAGAAAGCGCCTACCTGCTGTTCTACGGCAACAAGCAGATCGAGCAGCTCGTAGACCTGGTCGCCGACCGGGCTGCCGAACTCATCGACATGGACGACAAGCGGCTCGCCGCCGAATTCACCGCCGCGCAGGCACGCACGGCACTGATGACCGGTCACCCCGTCGACGTCGCCCTCTTCGGCCGCATGGTCGCCAACGTGCCCGACATCAACGTCGACGCCGCCTGCCAGGTCGCCCATGCCATCGCCACCCACGGCGCCGAACTCGAATTCGACTTCTACACCGCTGTCGACGACCGGCCGACCGCCCACAGCAAGGGCGCCGGAATGATGGGCCGTATCGGCTTCAACTCCGCCACCTTCTACCGATACGGCGCGGTCTCCCTCCACCAGCTCGAAGCCAACCTGTCCGACACCGACTCCGCGGTGAAGGCCGCCACAGCATTCGTCTCGGCGTTCGTCCGCTCCATGCCCACCGGCTACGGCAACTCCTTCGCCCACCGCACCATGCCCCAGCTCGTCGCCGTCACCATCCGGGACGACCAGCCGGTCAACCTCGTCACCGCCTTCGAGAAGCCCGTCACCGCCTACGGCTCCACCGGGTACGCCGCCCCCTCCGCGACAGCACTCGCTGCCGAGCAGAACGCCATCGCCACCACCTGGGGCGCCCCCGCCCTGTGGACCGGCGTCACCCATTCCTTCACCGACACCACCGGCAAAGCACTCGATGAAGCCTTCGGCCGGTCCCTCACCTTCCCCGCCATGGTCGACGCGCTGACGGCGGAACTCACCCGATGA